A region of Betta splendens chromosome 13, fBetSpl5.4, whole genome shotgun sequence DNA encodes the following proteins:
- the atg16l1 gene encoding autophagy-related protein 16-1 isoform X3, whose translation MAEWRGDCMWKRHISEQLKLRDRVQRQSFEEIIHQYHRLLEKSDLQTVLSERYQTEKYDIQRGHDASLGSDSSRSDTLQHEMSQMRIKHQEELTELHKKRGELAQSVIELNNQIQQKDKEIQSNEAKMLEYQQQIANLEGDCRELRSFLQDLERANQTLKDEYDALQITFSALEEKLRKTTEDNQELVSRWMAEKAQEANRLNAENEKDSRRRQAKLQKELADAAKEPLPVDQDDDIEVLAEDGGKSGGETSPNRPLSRTPSKKISQPPPAGLLDSISNIFGRRRSTNSFSTSPETSEAPSGVSAEVRVPTTALHVFEAHDGEVNAVRFSPGSRLLATGGMDRRVKLWEVIAGRCEAKGALTGSNAGITSIDFDSAGSYLLAASNDFASRIWTVDDYRLRHTLTGHSGKVLSARFLLDNARIVSGSYDRTLKLWDLRSKVCMKTVFAGSSCNDIVCTEQCVMSGHFDKKVRFWDIRAESIVRELELLGRVTSLDLNHDRTELLTCSRDDLVKIIDLRSNAVRQTFSAQGFKCGADWTRVTFSPDSSYVAGGSADGALYIWNVLTGKVDKVLDRNHHSAINSVSWSPSGAYVASVEKGSKAILWSDM comes from the exons ATGGCGGAGTGGCGAGGGGACTGTATGTGGAAGAGACACatctcagagcagctgaagctgagaGACAGGGTCCAGAGACAATCCTTTGAGGAGATCATCCACCAGT atcaTCGACTGCTGGAAAAGTCCGACCTTCAGACCGTCctctctgaaaggtaccagacTGAGAAATATGACATCCAGCGGGGACATGATGCCAG CTTGGGCTCAGACTCCAGTCGCAGTGACACCCTGCAGCACGAAATGTCTCAGATGAGAATCAAACATCAAGAGGAGCTGACAGAGCTGCACAAGAAACGAGGAGAG CTGGCTCAAAGTGTGATTGAACTGAACAATCAGATTcaacagaaagacaaagaaattCAGAGCAACGAAGCAAA gatgttgGAGTATCAGCAGCAGATCGCTAACCTGGAGGGGGACTGTCGAGAGCTGAGGAGCTTCCTTCAG GACCTGGAGCGAGCAAACCAGACCCTAAAGGACGAGTACGATGCCCTGCAAATCACGTTTTCCGCCCTAgaggaaaagctgagaaaaacCACAGAGGACAACCAGGAGCTGGTGTCACGGTGGATGGCAGAGAAGGCTCAGGAGGCAAACAGGCTGAATGCTGAGAATGAGAAGGACAGCAG ACGGCGACAGGCCAAACTTCAGAAGGAACTTGCAGATGCAGCCAAAGAGCCTCTGCCTGTTGACCA GGATGATGACATCGAAGTTTTGGCAGAAGATGGAGggaagagtggaggagagacTTCTCCGAACAGACCACTCAGTAGAACTCCCAG TAAGAAAatctctcagcctcctcctgctggtcTGTTGGACTCCATCTCCAACATTTTTGG CAGGCGCCGATCAACCAACTCGTTCAGCACTTCACCTGAAACCTCTGAGGCTCCGTCAGGTGTGAGTGCGGAGGTCCGAGTCCCGACCACAGCTCTGCATGTCTTT gAAGCCCACGACGGGGAGGTGAACGCCGTAAGGTTCAGCCCTGGCTCTCGTCTCCTGGCTACAGGGGGGATGGACCGGAGGGTAAAGCTCTGGGAGGTCATTGCAG GTCGTTGTGAAGCGAAAGGAGCTTTGACCGGCAGCAACGCAGGAATCACCAGCATCGACTTTGACAGCGCT GGATCGTATCTCCTGGCTGCCTCTAATGACTTTGCCAGTCGGATCTGGACCGTCGATGACTACAGGCTGAGG CACACCCTGACCGGTCACAGTGGCAAAGTCTTGTCAGCTCGCTTCTTATTGGACAACGCTCGAATCGTTTCTGGAAGCTACGACCGGACGCTGAAGCTGTGGGACCTCCGTAGCAAAGTCT GTATGAAGACGGTGTTTGCTGGCTCCAGCTGTAACGACATTGTGTGCACGGAGCAGTGTGTGATGAGCGGACACTTCGATAAGAAAGTTCGATTCTGGGACATCAG AGCAGAGAGCATAGTtcgggagctggagctgctgggcagAGTAACGTCCCTGGACCTAAACCACGATCGAACAGAGCTGCTTACTTGTTCCAGAGACGACCTAGTTAAGATTATCGACCTGCGCAGCAACGCCGTCAGACAGACTTTCAG CGCTCAGGGCTTCAAATGTGGAGCCGACTGGACCAGAGTCACCTTCAG TCCTGACAGCAGCTACGTGGCAGGAggatctgctgatggagcgCTGTACATCTGGAATGTGTTGACAGGGAAAGTGGACAAAGTTCTGGACCGAAACCACCA ctctgccatcaACTCGGTCTCGTGGTCTCCGTCTGGAGCATATGTGGCCAGTGTGGAGAAGGGCAGTAAAGCCATCCTGTGGTCCGACATGTGA
- the atg16l1 gene encoding autophagy-related protein 16-1 isoform X4, whose product MAEWRGDCMWKRHISEQLKLRDRVQRQSFEEIIHQYHRLLEKSDLQTVLSERYQTEKYDIQRGHDASLGSDSSRSDTLQHEMSQMRIKHQEELTELHKKRGELAQSVIELNNQIQQKDKEIQSNEAKMLEYQQQIANLEGDCRELRSFLQDLERANQTLKDEYDALQITFSALEEKLRKTTEDNQELVSRWMAEKAQEANRLNAENEKDSRRRQAKLQKELADAAKEPLPVDQDDDIEVLAEDGGKSGGETSPNRPLSRTPSKKISQPPPAGLLDSISNIFGRRSTNSFSTSPETSEAPSGVSAEVRVPTTALHVFEAHDGEVNAVRFSPGSRLLATGGMDRRVKLWEVIAGRCEAKGALTGSNAGITSIDFDSAGSYLLAASNDFASRIWTVDDYRLRHTLTGHSGKVLSARFLLDNARIVSGSYDRTLKLWDLRSKVCMKTVFAGSSCNDIVCTEQCVMSGHFDKKVRFWDIRAESIVRELELLGRVTSLDLNHDRTELLTCSRDDLVKIIDLRSNAVRQTFSAQGFKCGADWTRVTFSPDSSYVAGGSADGALYIWNVLTGKVDKVLDRNHHSAINSVSWSPSGAYVASVEKGSKAILWSDM is encoded by the exons ATGGCGGAGTGGCGAGGGGACTGTATGTGGAAGAGACACatctcagagcagctgaagctgagaGACAGGGTCCAGAGACAATCCTTTGAGGAGATCATCCACCAGT atcaTCGACTGCTGGAAAAGTCCGACCTTCAGACCGTCctctctgaaaggtaccagacTGAGAAATATGACATCCAGCGGGGACATGATGCCAG CTTGGGCTCAGACTCCAGTCGCAGTGACACCCTGCAGCACGAAATGTCTCAGATGAGAATCAAACATCAAGAGGAGCTGACAGAGCTGCACAAGAAACGAGGAGAG CTGGCTCAAAGTGTGATTGAACTGAACAATCAGATTcaacagaaagacaaagaaattCAGAGCAACGAAGCAAA gatgttgGAGTATCAGCAGCAGATCGCTAACCTGGAGGGGGACTGTCGAGAGCTGAGGAGCTTCCTTCAG GACCTGGAGCGAGCAAACCAGACCCTAAAGGACGAGTACGATGCCCTGCAAATCACGTTTTCCGCCCTAgaggaaaagctgagaaaaacCACAGAGGACAACCAGGAGCTGGTGTCACGGTGGATGGCAGAGAAGGCTCAGGAGGCAAACAGGCTGAATGCTGAGAATGAGAAGGACAGCAG ACGGCGACAGGCCAAACTTCAGAAGGAACTTGCAGATGCAGCCAAAGAGCCTCTGCCTGTTGACCA GGATGATGACATCGAAGTTTTGGCAGAAGATGGAGggaagagtggaggagagacTTCTCCGAACAGACCACTCAGTAGAACTCCCAG TAAGAAAatctctcagcctcctcctgctggtcTGTTGGACTCCATCTCCAACATTTTTGG GCGCCGATCAACCAACTCGTTCAGCACTTCACCTGAAACCTCTGAGGCTCCGTCAGGTGTGAGTGCGGAGGTCCGAGTCCCGACCACAGCTCTGCATGTCTTT gAAGCCCACGACGGGGAGGTGAACGCCGTAAGGTTCAGCCCTGGCTCTCGTCTCCTGGCTACAGGGGGGATGGACCGGAGGGTAAAGCTCTGGGAGGTCATTGCAG GTCGTTGTGAAGCGAAAGGAGCTTTGACCGGCAGCAACGCAGGAATCACCAGCATCGACTTTGACAGCGCT GGATCGTATCTCCTGGCTGCCTCTAATGACTTTGCCAGTCGGATCTGGACCGTCGATGACTACAGGCTGAGG CACACCCTGACCGGTCACAGTGGCAAAGTCTTGTCAGCTCGCTTCTTATTGGACAACGCTCGAATCGTTTCTGGAAGCTACGACCGGACGCTGAAGCTGTGGGACCTCCGTAGCAAAGTCT GTATGAAGACGGTGTTTGCTGGCTCCAGCTGTAACGACATTGTGTGCACGGAGCAGTGTGTGATGAGCGGACACTTCGATAAGAAAGTTCGATTCTGGGACATCAG AGCAGAGAGCATAGTtcgggagctggagctgctgggcagAGTAACGTCCCTGGACCTAAACCACGATCGAACAGAGCTGCTTACTTGTTCCAGAGACGACCTAGTTAAGATTATCGACCTGCGCAGCAACGCCGTCAGACAGACTTTCAG CGCTCAGGGCTTCAAATGTGGAGCCGACTGGACCAGAGTCACCTTCAG TCCTGACAGCAGCTACGTGGCAGGAggatctgctgatggagcgCTGTACATCTGGAATGTGTTGACAGGGAAAGTGGACAAAGTTCTGGACCGAAACCACCA ctctgccatcaACTCGGTCTCGTGGTCTCCGTCTGGAGCATATGTGGCCAGTGTGGAGAAGGGCAGTAAAGCCATCCTGTGGTCCGACATGTGA
- the LOC114867586 gene encoding protein phosphatase 1 regulatory subunit 14A-like: MAANRVGRRVNKVCGNQSPGRSPGSSLQRRQARVTVKYNRRELQRRLDTEKWIDCELDQLYQNQEQEMPDEVNIDELLDLKTDEERTHKLKEILCLCNSNTEAFVSELLVKLQGLQKQVDLHNDGIDLPQLHICPTRARPAGRGALP; this comes from the exons ATGGCAGCGAACCGGGTCGGGCGCCGGGTGAATAAGGTCTGTGGGAACCAGTCACCAGGTCGAAGTCCGGGCTCGAGTCTGCAGCGGCGTCAGGCCCGGGTCACTGTCAAGTACAACCGGCGAGAGCTGCAGCGAAGGCTGGATACAGAGAAGTGGATCGACTGTGAACTGGACCAGCTGTACCAGAACCAG GAGCAGGAGATGCCGGACGAGGTGAACATCGATGAGCTGTTGGACCTGAAGACAGACGAGGAGAGGACGCACAAACTGAAG GAGATTCTCTGCCTGTGTAACAGCAACACTGAG GCGTTCGTCAGCGAGTTGCTGGTGAAGCTGCAGGGTCTGCAGAAGCAGGTGGACCTGCACAACGACGGCATCGACCTGCCCCAGCTCCACATCTGCCCCACCCGGGCCCGACCCGCCGGCAGGGGGGCGCTGCCCTGA
- the atg16l1 gene encoding autophagy-related protein 16-1 isoform X2 — translation MAEWRGDCMWKRHISEQLKLRDRVQRQSFEEIIHQYHRLLEKSDLQTVLSERYQTEKYDIQRGHDASLGSDSSRSDTLQHEMSQMRIKHQEELTELHKKRGELAQSVIELNNQIQQKDKEIQSNEAKMLEYQQQIANLEGDCRELRSFLQDLERANQTLKDEYDALQITFSALEEKLRKTTEDNQELVSRWMAEKAQEANRLNAENEKDSRRRQAKLQKELADAAKEPLPVDQDDDIEVLAEDGGKSGGETSPNRPLSRTPSKKISQPPPAGLLDSISNIFGVSKCDQPGLLQPHSSRRRSTNSFSTSPETSEAPSGVSAEVRVPTTALHVFEAHDGEVNAVRFSPGSRLLATGGMDRRVKLWEVIAGRCEAKGALTGSNAGITSIDFDSAGSYLLAASNDFASRIWTVDDYRLRHTLTGHSGKVLSARFLLDNARIVSGSYDRTLKLWDLRSKVCMKTVFAGSSCNDIVCTEQCVMSGHFDKKVRFWDIRAESIVRELELLGRVTSLDLNHDRTELLTCSRDDLVKIIDLRSNAVRQTFSAQGFKCGADWTRVTFSPDSSYVAGGSADGALYIWNVLTGKVDKVLDRNHHSAINSVSWSPSGAYVASVEKGSKAILWSDM, via the exons ATGGCGGAGTGGCGAGGGGACTGTATGTGGAAGAGACACatctcagagcagctgaagctgagaGACAGGGTCCAGAGACAATCCTTTGAGGAGATCATCCACCAGT atcaTCGACTGCTGGAAAAGTCCGACCTTCAGACCGTCctctctgaaaggtaccagacTGAGAAATATGACATCCAGCGGGGACATGATGCCAG CTTGGGCTCAGACTCCAGTCGCAGTGACACCCTGCAGCACGAAATGTCTCAGATGAGAATCAAACATCAAGAGGAGCTGACAGAGCTGCACAAGAAACGAGGAGAG CTGGCTCAAAGTGTGATTGAACTGAACAATCAGATTcaacagaaagacaaagaaattCAGAGCAACGAAGCAAA gatgttgGAGTATCAGCAGCAGATCGCTAACCTGGAGGGGGACTGTCGAGAGCTGAGGAGCTTCCTTCAG GACCTGGAGCGAGCAAACCAGACCCTAAAGGACGAGTACGATGCCCTGCAAATCACGTTTTCCGCCCTAgaggaaaagctgagaaaaacCACAGAGGACAACCAGGAGCTGGTGTCACGGTGGATGGCAGAGAAGGCTCAGGAGGCAAACAGGCTGAATGCTGAGAATGAGAAGGACAGCAG ACGGCGACAGGCCAAACTTCAGAAGGAACTTGCAGATGCAGCCAAAGAGCCTCTGCCTGTTGACCA GGATGATGACATCGAAGTTTTGGCAGAAGATGGAGggaagagtggaggagagacTTCTCCGAACAGACCACTCAGTAGAACTCCCAG TAAGAAAatctctcagcctcctcctgctggtcTGTTGGACTCCATCTCCAACATTTTTGG cgtgTCTAAATGTGATCAGCCTGGACTCCTCCAGCCACACTCCAG CAGGCGCCGATCAACCAACTCGTTCAGCACTTCACCTGAAACCTCTGAGGCTCCGTCAGGTGTGAGTGCGGAGGTCCGAGTCCCGACCACAGCTCTGCATGTCTTT gAAGCCCACGACGGGGAGGTGAACGCCGTAAGGTTCAGCCCTGGCTCTCGTCTCCTGGCTACAGGGGGGATGGACCGGAGGGTAAAGCTCTGGGAGGTCATTGCAG GTCGTTGTGAAGCGAAAGGAGCTTTGACCGGCAGCAACGCAGGAATCACCAGCATCGACTTTGACAGCGCT GGATCGTATCTCCTGGCTGCCTCTAATGACTTTGCCAGTCGGATCTGGACCGTCGATGACTACAGGCTGAGG CACACCCTGACCGGTCACAGTGGCAAAGTCTTGTCAGCTCGCTTCTTATTGGACAACGCTCGAATCGTTTCTGGAAGCTACGACCGGACGCTGAAGCTGTGGGACCTCCGTAGCAAAGTCT GTATGAAGACGGTGTTTGCTGGCTCCAGCTGTAACGACATTGTGTGCACGGAGCAGTGTGTGATGAGCGGACACTTCGATAAGAAAGTTCGATTCTGGGACATCAG AGCAGAGAGCATAGTtcgggagctggagctgctgggcagAGTAACGTCCCTGGACCTAAACCACGATCGAACAGAGCTGCTTACTTGTTCCAGAGACGACCTAGTTAAGATTATCGACCTGCGCAGCAACGCCGTCAGACAGACTTTCAG CGCTCAGGGCTTCAAATGTGGAGCCGACTGGACCAGAGTCACCTTCAG TCCTGACAGCAGCTACGTGGCAGGAggatctgctgatggagcgCTGTACATCTGGAATGTGTTGACAGGGAAAGTGGACAAAGTTCTGGACCGAAACCACCA ctctgccatcaACTCGGTCTCGTGGTCTCCGTCTGGAGCATATGTGGCCAGTGTGGAGAAGGGCAGTAAAGCCATCCTGTGGTCCGACATGTGA
- the spint2 gene encoding kunitz-type protease inhibitor 2 encodes MKKHWFGVAVLCFVVCSGLALECAWDESVNESQSLDPVALNALRLGDAVPGTPETCRSACCNRSDCDLVLVTFPQNQNPECVLVSCWFQNRDQCVLQPSNGNGSQDKVYRKKVDPGRRSAPDGAGETHVAPMLLVPSNAETRETNQTNQTNDSLCRQPVKVGACRAAFPRFFYNTTEQRCRSFIYGGCEGNGNNFDSQEACEETCSGVTGPVLDDPAPSGHPAKALRRAPVSASELCLAEPITGPCRAAIPRWFYNSKTGNCEQFVYGGCGGNKNNYLSQESCVATCTVSALPSAKEPSPGDKELCKADPEAGHCRAAFPRWFFNHRTGNCETFIYGGCGGNENNFNSRESCFATCTGSFDSQGEDRRRRRAAFFLFIALAAVAALLLVALITVSLRRRRLSRRSSVVSDKQELLPEDTHSSLESLSAPDGPKPDVA; translated from the exons ATGAAGAAACATTGGTTCGGGGTAGCTGTGCTCTGTTTCGTGGTCTGTTCAGGTCTGGCACTGGAATGTGCCTGGGACGAGTCCGTCAATGAGAGCCAGAGTCTGGATCCCGTCGCGCTGAACGCGTTAAGGCTTGGCGATGCGGTACCGGGGACCCCGGAGACCTGCCGGAGCGCGTGCTGCAACAGGTCGGACTGCGACCTGGTCCTGGTCACGTTCCCACAGAACCAGAATCCAGAGTGCGTGCTGGTGAGCTGCTGGTTCCAGAACCGGGACCAGTGCGTCCTCCAACCCAGCAACGGGAACGGTTCGCAGGACAAGGTTTACCGCAAGAAGGTGGATCCAGGAAGACGCTCAGCTCCGGACGGCGCCGGGGAGACGCACGTCGCCCCGATGCTTCTGGTACCGAGCAACGCGGAGACCAGAGAGACGAACCAGACCAACCAGACCAACGACA GTCTGTGCCGTCAGCCGGTGAAGGTGGGAGCGTGCCGCGCTGCGTTCCCCAGGTTTTTCTACAACACCACTGAGCAGAGATGCCGCAGCTTCATCTACGGCGGCTGTGAAGGAAACGGGAACAACTTCGACTCTCAGGAAGCGTGCGAGGAGACCTGCAGCGGCGTCACAG gccCAGTTCTGGATGACCCGGCTCCTAGTGGACATCCAGCCAAAGCTCTGCGAAGGGCTCCAGTCTCTGCTTCAG AGCTCTGCCTCGCGGAGCCCATCACCGGGCCCTGCAGGGCAGCGATTCCTCGCTGGTTCTACAACTCCAAGACAGGGAACTGTGAGCAGTTCGTCTACGGAGGCTGCGGAGGAAACAAGAACAACTATCTGAGCCAGGAGAGCTGCGTAGctacctgcacag TGAGTGCGCTGCCGTCTGCTAAGGAACCCTCACCTGGCGACAAAG AGCTGTGCAAGGCCGACCCTGAAGCAGGTCACTGCAGGGCAGCGTTCCCTCGCTGGTTCTTCAACCACAGGACGGGGAACTGTGAAACCTTCATCTACGGAGGCTGCGGAGGAAACGAGAACAACTTCAACAGCAGGGAGAGCTGCTTCGCCACCTGTACAG GCTCCTTCGACAGCCAGGGTGAAGATCGCCGTCGGAGGAGAGCAG ccttcttcctcttcatcgctCTGGCAGCcgtcgctgctctgctgctggtggcgcTCATCACTGTGTCGCTGAGACGGCGCCGCCTGTCTCGACGTTCGTCTGTTGTCAG TGACaaacaggagctgctgccggAGGACACGCACTCGTCTCTGGAGTCTCTGAGCGCTCCCGACGGCCCCAAACCAGACGTGGCCTGA
- the LOC114867576 gene encoding P2Y purinoceptor 14-like, with translation MEQTSFFKQSSFTNQTEPTVALTSNMCAQVDGSPYVFVLGYSLVFVVGLVLNVCTIRFYLCQAQQETSSRMMVYLKNLTAADFLICLTLPLYIANYSSNSITIRSIYCNVGPAIFYVNMWASILFLSCIAANRYVQIVRPSGTPALQSVRTAHVFSAVTWGSVLLVGSVFVTLIIVNRDPLKSALDGCDVDLSAHTLVLYKVLYTFTSTMFFFVLVSLLFFYHGISRTVSLAQQNQLASSNSTILVRSRRNMLVLVTVFCVCFIPFHLVRLPYVFLWTNCPVNHVFYYLVELSRFMSVLNICLDPVLYIMLCESFRSQLKQMMLFRAVTLMMQRLNRNNLHVNTVSVNGAAVTQVTHRPEVC, from the exons ATGGAACAGACATCTTTTTTCAAGCAGTCCTCGTTCACCAACCAAACGGAACCAACAGTCGCCCTTACTTCCAACATGTGCGCTCAGGTTGACGGCTCGCCCTACGTCTTTGTACTGGGCTACAGTTTGGTGTTTGTG GTGGGTCTTGTCCTAAACGTCTGCACCATAAGGTTTTACTTATGCCAAGCTCAACAGGAGACGTCCAGCAGGATGATGGTTTACCTCAAGAACCTGACAGCTGCTGACTTCCTGATCTGTCTCACTCTCCCCCTCTACATCGCCAACTACTCCAGCAACTCCATCACCATCCGTAGCATCTACTGCAACGTCGGACCAGCTATCTTCTACGTCAACATGTGGGCCAGCATCCTGTTCCTGAGCTGCATCGCTGCTAACAG GTATGTGCAGATCGTCCGCCCCTCAGGAACGCCGGCGCTGCAGTCGGTTCGAACCGCCCACGTCTTCTCCGCTGTGACCTGGGGTTCGGTCCTGCTCGTAGGGAGCGTGTTTGTTACTCTAATTATTGTTAATCGGGATCCTCTGAAATCTGCCCTCGACGGCTGTGATGTGGATCTGTCTGCCCACACGCTGGTGTTATACAAAGTCCTGTATACCTTCACCTCCACAATGTTCTTCTTCGTCCTCGTCTCCCTGCTCTTCTTTTACCACGGCATCTCCCGCACAGTGTCGCtggcccagcagaaccagctggcCTCCTCGAACTCCACCATACTAGTGAGGTCACGCAGGAACATGCTGGTGCTGGTCACTGTCTTCTGTGTGTGCTTCATCCCCTTCCACCTGGTTCGCCTTCCCTATGTTTTCCTGTGGACAAATTGCCCAGTGAaccatgtgttttattatttagtgGAGCTCTCCAGGTTTATGTCTGTTCTCAACATCTGTCTGGATCCTGTTCTTTATATAATGTTGTGCGAGTCTTTCAGGAGCCAGCTGAAGCAGATGATGCTCTTCAGAGCAGTGACACTGATGATGCAaagactgaacagaaacaaTTTGCATGTGAACACCGTCAGCGTGAATggagctgcagtcacacaggTTACCCATCGCCCAGAGGTCTGCTGA
- the atg16l1 gene encoding autophagy-related protein 16-1 isoform X1 has translation MAEWRGDCMWKRHISEQLKLRDRVQRQSFEEIIHQYHRLLEKSDLQTVLSERYQTEKYDIQRGHDASLGSDSSRSDTLQHEMSQMRIKHQEELTELHKKRGELAQSVIELNNQIQQKDKEIQSNEAKMLEYQQQIANLEGDCRELRSFLQDLERANQTLKDEYDALQITFSALEEKLRKTTEDNQELVSRWMAEKAQEANRLNAENEKDSRRRQAKLQKELADAAKEPLPVDQDDDIEVLAEDGGKSGGETSPNRPLSRTPSKKISQPPPAGLLDSISNIFGVSKCDQPGLLQPHSRRRSTNSFSTSPETSEAPSGVSAEVRVPTTALHVFEAHDGEVNAVRFSPGSRLLATGGMDRRVKLWEVIAGRCEAKGALTGSNAGITSIDFDSAGSYLLAASNDFASRIWTVDDYRLRHTLTGHSGKVLSARFLLDNARIVSGSYDRTLKLWDLRSKVCMKTVFAGSSCNDIVCTEQCVMSGHFDKKVRFWDIRAESIVRELELLGRVTSLDLNHDRTELLTCSRDDLVKIIDLRSNAVRQTFSAQGFKCGADWTRVTFSPDSSYVAGGSADGALYIWNVLTGKVDKVLDRNHHSAINSVSWSPSGAYVASVEKGSKAILWSDM, from the exons ATGGCGGAGTGGCGAGGGGACTGTATGTGGAAGAGACACatctcagagcagctgaagctgagaGACAGGGTCCAGAGACAATCCTTTGAGGAGATCATCCACCAGT atcaTCGACTGCTGGAAAAGTCCGACCTTCAGACCGTCctctctgaaaggtaccagacTGAGAAATATGACATCCAGCGGGGACATGATGCCAG CTTGGGCTCAGACTCCAGTCGCAGTGACACCCTGCAGCACGAAATGTCTCAGATGAGAATCAAACATCAAGAGGAGCTGACAGAGCTGCACAAGAAACGAGGAGAG CTGGCTCAAAGTGTGATTGAACTGAACAATCAGATTcaacagaaagacaaagaaattCAGAGCAACGAAGCAAA gatgttgGAGTATCAGCAGCAGATCGCTAACCTGGAGGGGGACTGTCGAGAGCTGAGGAGCTTCCTTCAG GACCTGGAGCGAGCAAACCAGACCCTAAAGGACGAGTACGATGCCCTGCAAATCACGTTTTCCGCCCTAgaggaaaagctgagaaaaacCACAGAGGACAACCAGGAGCTGGTGTCACGGTGGATGGCAGAGAAGGCTCAGGAGGCAAACAGGCTGAATGCTGAGAATGAGAAGGACAGCAG ACGGCGACAGGCCAAACTTCAGAAGGAACTTGCAGATGCAGCCAAAGAGCCTCTGCCTGTTGACCA GGATGATGACATCGAAGTTTTGGCAGAAGATGGAGggaagagtggaggagagacTTCTCCGAACAGACCACTCAGTAGAACTCCCAG TAAGAAAatctctcagcctcctcctgctggtcTGTTGGACTCCATCTCCAACATTTTTGG cgtgTCTAAATGTGATCAGCCTGGACTCCTCCAGCCACACTCCAG GCGCCGATCAACCAACTCGTTCAGCACTTCACCTGAAACCTCTGAGGCTCCGTCAGGTGTGAGTGCGGAGGTCCGAGTCCCGACCACAGCTCTGCATGTCTTT gAAGCCCACGACGGGGAGGTGAACGCCGTAAGGTTCAGCCCTGGCTCTCGTCTCCTGGCTACAGGGGGGATGGACCGGAGGGTAAAGCTCTGGGAGGTCATTGCAG GTCGTTGTGAAGCGAAAGGAGCTTTGACCGGCAGCAACGCAGGAATCACCAGCATCGACTTTGACAGCGCT GGATCGTATCTCCTGGCTGCCTCTAATGACTTTGCCAGTCGGATCTGGACCGTCGATGACTACAGGCTGAGG CACACCCTGACCGGTCACAGTGGCAAAGTCTTGTCAGCTCGCTTCTTATTGGACAACGCTCGAATCGTTTCTGGAAGCTACGACCGGACGCTGAAGCTGTGGGACCTCCGTAGCAAAGTCT GTATGAAGACGGTGTTTGCTGGCTCCAGCTGTAACGACATTGTGTGCACGGAGCAGTGTGTGATGAGCGGACACTTCGATAAGAAAGTTCGATTCTGGGACATCAG AGCAGAGAGCATAGTtcgggagctggagctgctgggcagAGTAACGTCCCTGGACCTAAACCACGATCGAACAGAGCTGCTTACTTGTTCCAGAGACGACCTAGTTAAGATTATCGACCTGCGCAGCAACGCCGTCAGACAGACTTTCAG CGCTCAGGGCTTCAAATGTGGAGCCGACTGGACCAGAGTCACCTTCAG TCCTGACAGCAGCTACGTGGCAGGAggatctgctgatggagcgCTGTACATCTGGAATGTGTTGACAGGGAAAGTGGACAAAGTTCTGGACCGAAACCACCA ctctgccatcaACTCGGTCTCGTGGTCTCCGTCTGGAGCATATGTGGCCAGTGTGGAGAAGGGCAGTAAAGCCATCCTGTGGTCCGACATGTGA